One genomic segment of Thunnus albacares chromosome 18, fThuAlb1.1, whole genome shotgun sequence includes these proteins:
- the LOC122968150 gene encoding uncharacterized protein LOC122968150, whose amino-acid sequence MVYEIFGFEGETLPFSLTIIDTPGYGDTRGIEKDVIVNERLLDLFRSDEGVHVLDAVGLVLKATENRLSDRKKYIFDSVVSLFGKDIEENIITLITHSDGRRPKNALTALEAANIKCAKNEKSQPVHFLFNNCQDDARVEDEIEELEHSYKVTLKGMRQLTDFIGKTAPQELGTTVEVMNTRVELTACINNLQERIELIELKQKEIRQTKEALKKLELESDERTTVEVDEVYKEKEIIHCGMWLGIFYQGAVCCDVCEENCHYPCTMAWTPGGCEIMKKNHCTVCTNKCHVSNHVKENQRYVNKTRRVKKTKKELKQTYELEHQETKDVLRSLERETEKFDQQKNDWLDEAYEYVVRLQQIALNVNSASTHVHLDFLIEKMKERGDTRKMQKLEEIKSREDEGIKKVLGYMLGRLKSAAGKQTVKHAGWPRF is encoded by the coding sequence ATGGTGTACGAGATCTTTGGTTTTGAAGGTGAAACTCTGCCCTTCTCTCTGACCATCATCGATACTCCTGGATACGGAGACACCAGAGGGATTGAAAAAGATGTTATTGTCAATGAAAGATTATTGGACCTGTTCCGCTCGGATGAAGGGGTTCATGTACTTGATGCAGTGGGTCTGGTGCTGAAGGCGACTGAGAATCGACTGAGCGACCGAAAGAAGTACATCTTTGATTCAGTGGTGTCTCTGTTTGGAAAAGACATAGAGGAGAACATCATCACTCTCATCACACACTCAGATGGAAGAAGACCTAAAAATGCTCTGACAGCTCTTGAAGCTGCAAACATTAAATGTGCCAAAAATGAGAAGAGTCAGCccgttcacttcctgtttaataACTGCCAGGATGACGCCCGAGTAGAGGATGAGATAGAGGAACTTGAACATTCATATAAAGTAACACTGAAAGGAATGCGCCAGTTGACAGATTTTATAGGAAAAACTGCACCTCAGGAGTTGGGTACGACAGTTGAAGTGATGAATACACGCGTCGAGCTGACAGCCTGCATCAACAACCTGCAAGAAAGAATCGAGCTGATTGAACTAAAACAGAAAGAGATCCGTCAGACTAAAGAAGCTCTGAAGAAACTTGAACTAGAGAGTGACGAGAGGACCACTGTAGAAGTGGATGAGGtctacaaagaaaaagaaataattcaTTGTGGGATGTGGTTGGGTATCTTTTACCAAGGAGCTGTCTGCTGTGATGTCTGTGAAGAGAACTGTCACTATCCATGCACAATGGCCTGGACACCTGGAGGCTGTGAGATCATGAAAAAAAACCACTGCACTGTTTGTACCAACAAGTGTCATGTATCAAATCATGTGAAAGAAAACCAGAGGTACGTGAACAAGACCAGGAGAGTTAAAAAGACCAAGAAGGAGTTGAAGCAGACATATGAGTTAGAGCACCAGGAGACCAAAGATGTGTTGAGGTCTcttgaaagagagacagaaaagtttGACCAACAGAAGAATGATTGGCTGGATGAGGCCTACGAATATGTGGTCAGACTGCAGCAGATTGCCTTGAATGTTAATTCAGCGTCCACTCATGTCCACTTGGACTTCCTGAttgagaagatgaaggagagaggagacacgaGGAAGATGCAGAAACTGGAGGAGATAAAAAGTCGAGAGGATGAAGGAATCAAGAAAGTGTTAGGTTACATGCTTGGTAGATTAAAATCAGCAGCTGGAAAGCAAACAGTTAAACATGCAGGGTGGCCCAGATTCTAA